The following proteins come from a genomic window of Pirellula staleyi DSM 6068:
- a CDS encoding RNA ligase family protein produces MSGLDCYGANELIVFTEFLGDHSFAGKHLSTDTKRLVIIDVQTADGFLSPAQFVQDLVNLPIARTVYRGKLTGKFADDVREGRFGVAEGVVCKGVPNGKVWMAKIKTNAYMQRLKEAFADKWEDYWE; encoded by the coding sequence TTGTCCGGTCTTGATTGTTACGGCGCAAACGAGCTGATTGTCTTTACGGAGTTCCTCGGTGACCACTCTTTTGCAGGAAAGCACCTTTCGACTGACACGAAACGGCTGGTCATCATTGACGTGCAAACCGCGGACGGTTTTCTTTCGCCAGCCCAATTCGTACAGGATCTGGTCAATCTCCCGATTGCACGGACGGTCTATCGCGGTAAGCTAACCGGCAAATTCGCGGACGATGTCCGTGAAGGTCGATTCGGCGTGGCTGAAGGCGTGGTTTGCAAGGGTGTGCCTAACGGGAAAGTCTGGATGGCAAAGATCAAGACCAATGCCTACATGCAACGTCTGAAGGAAGCGTTTGCGGATAAATGGGAAGACTATTGGGAGTAG
- a CDS encoding tyrosine-type recombinase/integrase, which yields MARIAAEERQLSYHEKGRCWRKFYRGKMHYLDPRGISKSDDASYRQALRNWEQKKLAIDLEEASQNAPSTITALRLAETIKRLPTPDLESLGLDPSTIAALNVEAAMRGQPEGSLNFGPRQTTIAGLVDAYISAKRALANAGAISRQMLIEYEHNARFFGEWATQTGTIHTDSIDSGCLERYRQFILRLKNPAFAKRAETAPLGRLTIRKRLARLKSLIEWAYETEQLAMLPRNLKGLAKLRLENHEEAEKTADELFWTVEEVRELFAAATQRTKLYILLAVNCGYTQTDIATLRHAHIDWQTGVISRPRHKTKGKQVHKLWPSTLELLKAEATKPDKKQQSSGLVLLGENRLPLLYHSDTTTSKQDTIRLAFSVLLKSQIKKRLRESSPELFKLAKRASSTMSKEQLNEIKREQKRRADQIDAAIKEALANESRTFKSFRKTSANLIERQFGDGSKLADQFLGHTQKATKRFYVDSHYESLFTAIDWLGEQYGLAE from the coding sequence ATGGCACGCATTGCAGCAGAAGAACGCCAACTCTCCTACCACGAAAAGGGCCGCTGCTGGCGAAAGTTCTATCGTGGGAAGATGCACTACCTCGACCCGCGAGGAATCAGCAAAAGCGACGATGCCAGCTATCGGCAAGCCCTACGAAATTGGGAGCAAAAAAAGTTAGCAATCGACCTAGAGGAAGCGAGCCAGAACGCACCCTCGACCATTACGGCCCTGAGGCTCGCTGAAACCATCAAGCGACTTCCTACCCCCGACCTCGAAAGCCTAGGACTCGACCCGAGCACCATTGCTGCCTTGAACGTAGAAGCAGCCATGAGGGGACAGCCCGAGGGCTCACTAAATTTCGGCCCCCGACAAACCACAATCGCCGGACTTGTCGACGCTTACATTTCGGCAAAACGGGCTCTAGCCAATGCAGGGGCAATCTCGCGGCAGATGCTTATTGAATACGAACACAACGCACGTTTTTTCGGGGAGTGGGCAACGCAAACCGGAACCATTCATACCGACAGCATTGATTCGGGATGCCTTGAGCGATACCGCCAATTCATCCTCAGGCTAAAAAATCCCGCGTTTGCCAAACGAGCAGAGACAGCACCACTGGGAAGACTAACGATACGCAAGAGACTTGCACGCCTCAAAAGCTTGATCGAATGGGCCTACGAAACGGAACAACTCGCGATGCTCCCCCGCAACCTAAAGGGACTCGCGAAGCTCCGACTCGAAAACCACGAAGAGGCGGAGAAAACCGCAGACGAATTGTTCTGGACCGTCGAAGAGGTTCGGGAGCTATTCGCAGCAGCAACCCAGCGAACGAAGCTCTACATTTTGCTGGCCGTGAACTGCGGTTACACCCAAACCGACATCGCCACGCTTCGCCATGCCCACATCGACTGGCAAACGGGAGTTATCTCGCGGCCCCGACACAAGACAAAGGGAAAGCAAGTTCACAAGCTATGGCCCAGCACGCTGGAGCTACTCAAAGCCGAAGCCACGAAGCCAGACAAGAAACAGCAAAGCAGCGGGCTTGTTCTGCTGGGGGAAAACAGACTACCCCTGCTCTACCACTCTGACACGACCACATCAAAACAAGACACTATCCGACTCGCTTTCTCGGTACTCCTTAAGTCGCAAATCAAGAAGCGACTCAGGGAGTCCTCGCCCGAACTGTTCAAACTGGCCAAAAGAGCCAGCAGCACCATGAGCAAGGAACAACTGAACGAAATCAAGCGAGAGCAGAAAAGGCGGGCCGATCAAATAGATGCAGCAATCAAGGAAGCACTAGCAAACGAGTCTCGCACGTTCAAAAGCTTCAGGAAGACCAGTGCAAACCTAATAGAGAGGCAATTCGGCGATGGAAGCAAACTTGCCGATCAGTTTCTAGGGCACACCCAAAAGGCAACGAAGCGATTCTATGTCGACTCTCACTATGAAAGCCTGTTCACAGCTATTGACTGGCTAGGAGAGCAATACGGGCTTGCTGAGTGA
- a CDS encoding leucine-rich repeat domain-containing protein: MPTRNYIKEFAATHRAPYLGMPPGMVLCDDVADLPSDVRSVWLNRKTKHIDDLPRFREIRRVHSPLHEEWLPAFASMPNLEHVKLTLPKCKDIPSLACLKNLRTLVLGWNRQQESLEFVRGMDWLHSLCVSEAMGVTSLEPLSTLPELREIYIDGQISARYQVESLNPLSALKELQFAVLLVRLPKERRNLLPLKQLKKLEYLWLSDDYYPSEYDALLDALPQLKEICFNGGKRWPAPK, from the coding sequence ATGCCAACCCGAAATTACATCAAAGAGTTCGCAGCAACGCATCGAGCTCCCTACTTGGGAATGCCTCCAGGTATGGTCTTATGCGATGACGTCGCAGACTTGCCGTCCGACGTTCGGTCTGTATGGCTCAACCGCAAGACGAAACACATCGACGACCTTCCACGCTTTAGAGAGATTCGTCGAGTTCATTCTCCACTGCATGAAGAATGGCTTCCAGCGTTTGCGAGTATGCCGAATCTCGAGCATGTCAAATTAACGCTGCCAAAATGCAAAGACATACCTTCGTTGGCTTGCCTGAAAAATCTCCGAACGCTGGTGTTGGGGTGGAATCGGCAACAGGAGTCTCTGGAATTCGTGCGAGGTATGGATTGGCTGCATTCCCTGTGTGTCAGCGAAGCCATGGGAGTCACTTCGCTGGAGCCGCTTTCGACGCTACCCGAACTTCGAGAAATCTACATCGATGGACAGATTAGCGCCCGCTATCAGGTCGAGTCATTGAATCCACTTTCTGCACTCAAGGAACTTCAGTTTGCTGTTCTGCTTGTGCGCCTTCCGAAAGAACGGCGTAATTTGTTGCCTCTCAAGCAGTTGAAGAAATTGGAATATCTCTGGCTCTCTGATGACTATTATCCGTCAGAATACGACGCCTTGTTGGACGCACTGCCTCAACTGAAGGAGATCTGCTTTAATGGTGGGAAACGCTGGCCTGCGCCTAAGTAG
- a CDS encoding recombinase family protein, whose amino-acid sequence MKATAIYIRVSTIGQNEAGQRREVRKWLIGNGVPPDSVRWYVDKETGDTLDRPAFTELQQAIFGGEVGAVVVWRLDRLSRKLRDGINVLCDWCEKGLRVVSVTQQIDFSGTVGKMLAAVLLGVAEMEQETRRERQKAGIEAAKEAGLYRGRKSGTTKSTPDRAKKLLGRGLNHTEIATALGVSRRTVIRYLAAV is encoded by the coding sequence ATGAAAGCAACAGCAATTTACATCAGAGTTTCAACGATTGGTCAGAACGAAGCAGGACAGAGGCGGGAGGTGCGAAAGTGGTTGATCGGTAATGGGGTGCCCCCTGATTCTGTTCGATGGTATGTAGACAAGGAAACAGGCGACACACTCGACCGCCCCGCCTTTACCGAGCTTCAGCAAGCTATCTTCGGGGGCGAAGTTGGTGCTGTGGTCGTCTGGCGATTAGATAGGCTCTCTCGCAAGCTACGCGACGGAATCAACGTTCTATGCGATTGGTGCGAGAAAGGCTTGCGGGTCGTCTCTGTGACTCAGCAAATCGACTTTAGCGGCACTGTGGGGAAAATGCTCGCTGCGGTACTGCTGGGAGTAGCAGAGATGGAGCAGGAAACCCGTAGAGAACGCCAAAAGGCGGGCATCGAAGCAGCTAAAGAGGCTGGACTGTATCGGGGCCGAAAGTCAGGAACTACCAAAAGCACACCCGACAGAGCAAAGAAGCTACTAGGTCGGGGCTTGAATCACACAGAGATTGCTACTGCTCTAGGAGTCTCCCGCCGCACCGTCATTCGGTATCTAGCAGCGGTGTAA